ACTGGGAGGAAACTATGAAAAAAAGAACATTTATGAACGCGATACTTGCAAGTACGATGTTGACCACTCTTGCATTTCCCGCTTTCACGCAAACCGCATTCGATGGGCCCACATCCGGACCAACGGCGGCAGCAGGGAAAACGATTGTGGTTCTGGCCGCCGACTTGAAAAACGGCGGCGTGCTGGGTGTGACAAACGGGGTCGAGGAAGCAGCAGATGTAATTGGTTGGGAGGTTCGTGTGCTGGATGGTGCAGGTTCAGTTCAGGGTCGCACAGCAGCGATTGGGCAAGCCCTCGCGTTACAACCTGATGGTGTGGTGATCAACGGTTTTGATGCAATCGAACAGCAGGCAGCACTTGAAGCAGTTGTCAAAGCCAGTATTCCGATGGTGGCCTGGCACTCTGGCCCAAAAATCGGGTGTGACGCTCCTGGAGGAATTTTTGCGAATGTATCGACGGATGCGATGACCGTTTCTGAAGTGGCTGCCCAATGGGCGATGGAAGATGGCGGAAAAAGTGTTGGCGTTGTAATTTTCACAGACTCCACTTACCAGATTGCGATCGATAAAGCGGATCGTATCAAAGAAACGGTTGAGGCCATGGGCGGCACCGTGCTGGAGTATGTCGATACACCAATTGCAGACACATCTACGCGTATGGGACCTTTGACGACGAGTTTGTTGCAAAAGTACGGTGCCAGCTGGACGCATGCGCTGGCGATCAACGATTTGTACTTCGATTTTATGGGGCCGGCACTTGCCGCTGCAGGTATTCAAGGCACAGAATCCCCGAAGGCAGGCTCTGCAGGTGACGGTTCCGAGGCCGCGTTTCAACGTATCCGAAGCGAACAATATCAAGCGATAACGGTAGCAGAGCCCTTGAACCTGCAAGGCTGGCAATTGGTGGATGAATTGAACAGAGCAATTCAAAACGAACCTTGTTCTGGCTACATCACTTCACCAGCCTTGGTGACCACTGAAGGCTTGGCGAAACTAGGCGAAAGCAACGCGTTTGATCCGGATAGTCCCTACAGGGATGCATATTCCAAGATCTGGCAGAAATGACTTTCACAGGATGCGCTGATTTATTGGCGCATCCTGGACGCATTGGTAAATTTACAAATTGTCATTCCGCTTCGTGTCGCATGACGAACACTTCCAAATTTGAAAACCATGTTGCTCTTGAAAGAAAGCGCAGATCTCTTGGTGTTGGTGCCAAAGTAAGTGCAGAGTACGGTATCCACGGTCAGATATTGCTCTGGTACAACTTTGTGTATCAGCCTGCTGAAGGACGGACAAATTTCAACACTGAAGCGAGTAACCGACAATCAATTGCGAGATTTCAAGTTTTCGGCCAGCAACAAACTTAGCCATTTCTTACTATATCGTTCGACCTCGATTTCGAGTAA
This genomic interval from Paracoccaceae bacterium contains the following:
- a CDS encoding substrate-binding domain-containing protein, coding for MKKRTFMNAILASTMLTTLAFPAFTQTAFDGPTSGPTAAAGKTIVVLAADLKNGGVLGVTNGVEEAADVIGWEVRVLDGAGSVQGRTAAIGQALALQPDGVVINGFDAIEQQAALEAVVKASIPMVAWHSGPKIGCDAPGGIFANVSTDAMTVSEVAAQWAMEDGGKSVGVVIFTDSTYQIAIDKADRIKETVEAMGGTVLEYVDTPIADTSTRMGPLTTSLLQKYGASWTHALAINDLYFDFMGPALAAAGIQGTESPKAGSAGDGSEAAFQRIRSEQYQAITVAEPLNLQGWQLVDELNRAIQNEPCSGYITSPALVTTEGLAKLGESNAFDPDSPYRDAYSKIWQK